The window CTGACCAGTGGTTTACTGAAACGGAATACCAGGTTCTGGAGTTGGGAGACTTCTTTTTCAGCGTTGGTGAATTCAAGGCTTACTGTTTTGCGGTTACAGGCCGATAACGTTGTAAACAGTATTACAACGAAGGCCAGGGCCAATTTGCTGCGCATAAAGATGAGGGTTAATGGTCGGTGAGTGGACTGCCGGTTTATCAGCGGAAGTTGATGTAAGTTACAAAAGAAAATTGCCGGCAAGAATGTTGGTGAGCAGTCTTTGTTGATTTATCAATCATTTAAGAAATCGCTTTTTTCGCTGCTGTTGATTTGTTGGAATTTTAATTGTTCCTTGCTTAGGAATATCGGCCATGATCACCCGACTCCAAACTTATTTTTCGCAACCCAACCGGGCAAGGTCCTGGCTCAAGGGGTTGTTGGTTTTCCTTTCTCCCTTCCTTCTTTTTATCCTGCTGAATATCGTTTTCCCTTTGCCTGACAGGGTAGAGTATTCAACGATCATCACGGACAGGAAGGGGGAGGTCATCCATGCCTTTCTCTGTACCGACCAGCAATGGCGTATGAAGACAGAGTTGGAAGAGATCTCGCCGCTTTTGCAGAAGGCCATTGTGGCGAAAGAAGACAAATGGTTCTATCGCCATCCTGGTGTTAACCCATTGGCCATTGGCAGGGCGGTTTTTAATAATGTTGCGACAGGAAGGCGAACATCAGGAGCTTCTACCATCACCATGCAGGTGGCGAAATTGCTGGAGCCGAAACGCAGGACCTACCTGAATAAATTGGTGGAGGTCTTCCGGGCCTTTCAACTGGAATGGAAATACTCGAAGCAGGAGATCCTGCAACTCTACCTCAACCTGCTTCCCTATGGCGGCAATATCCAGGGGGTGAAGTCGGCCGCGGTTATTTATTTCAGGAAGAATCCCGACCATCTTTCCCTTGCCGAGATCATGGCACTTGCAGTCATCCCGAATCGCCCGGGCAGCCTGGTCATTGGCAGGAATAACCCGGCCATAGTTGACGAACGCAACCGGTGGTTGGGAAGGTTCAGGGAGGAAGGGCATTTCAGCGGGCAGGATATCAGGGATGCCCTGGAAGAGCCATTGGTGGCAGAACGCCATGCAGTGCCGCGACTGGCGCCGCACCTGGCCTATAAGCTGAAGCAGAGTGGACAGGTGATCTGTCATAGTACTATTGAGCTTAATACCCAATTGAAGGCGGAGAAGATCGTCGCTGATTATATCAGGGGCCAGCGTCTGCAGGGAATCCGGAATGCGGCAGCAATGATCATTGATAACCGCAGCCATAAGGTGGTCGCCTATATCGGGTCGGCTGATTTTTATGATACTACAGATGCGGGGCAGGTGAACGGTGCGGCAGCCGTTCGGCAACCGGGCAGTACCCTTAAGCCCCTGCTCTATGGGTTATGTATGGATGGAGGATTGATGACACCGAGGTTAATGATCAGCGATGTTTCGGTTAATTATAATGGTTATATGCCGGAGAATTATGATAAGGAGTTCAATGGCAATGTGACCATGGAATATGCGCTGGACCATTCCCTGAATATCCCGGCCGTCAAGGCCCTTAGCTGGTATGGCAAGGACAGGTTCATCGCTAAGCTGCTCGATTGCCGTTTTGAACAGGTACGGAAGGACCAGCGCAAGCTGGGACTGTCCATGATCCTGGGCGGCTGCGGGGCTACTTTGGAAGAGTTGACGGCAGTCTTTGCAGCCTTTGCCACCAGGGGCGATTATTATCCCCTGCAATACCTGGAGCAGGACAGTAGTGCGAAACCGGGACGGGCAAGGAAAAAGCAATTGGTTTCCCAGGCATCAGCTTATTTATTGAGCGAGATGCTTTCCAAGGTCAATCGTCCAGATTTTCCACTGAATTGGCAGAGTACGGAGAAGATGCCCAAGATCGCCTGGAAGACCGGCACCTCCTACGGTCGCAGGGATGCCTGGAGTATCGGTTATAACAAGGATTATACCATTGGGGTGTGGGTAGGAAATTTTTCCGGTGTTGGTGTACCCGGACTCAGTGGAGCGGAAGTGGCGACGCCCTTGCTTTTTCGGTTATTCAATACCGTTGATTACGATAATGAAGGGGAGTGGTTTGAAGTGCCGAATGGCCTGGACAGCCGCATCGTTTGCGAAGTATCGGGCAAGGTACCGGGGGAGCATTGTACCAACCTGGTGACGGATCATTTTATCCCTCTTGTTTCCGGAACAGAGACCTGCGAACACCTTATTGAAGTGGCAGTGGATGAAAAGGAGACCAGATCGTATTGCCGGAACTGTATGCCTGAAGCAGGCTACAGGAAATTGCTCTATCCTAACCTGGGTCCTGAGATGCAGTCCTGGATGGAAGAACGAAAGATCGTTTTCAAACGGATCCCCCCGCATAATCCCGATTGCGAAATGGTGTTCAGGGAGGGGGCTCCAAGGATCACTTCACTTTCAGCCAATGAGGAATACCTGATCGATCAATCGGATCCCGAACCTCTTCAACTGGCCTGCCGAACGGGCAGTGATGTGTCGCGGGTGTATTGGTACATCAATGACCAGTATTATAAATCAGCTTCCCCTGGCAGCAGTATTTTCTTTATGCCATCAGAAGGTCCGGTAAAGATTTCCTGTACCGATGATAAAGGCAGGAATACCAACCTCTGGATCAGGGTGCGGATGGTAGCATTTTAGGTCGAGGATAGTTTTTTTGCAGTCGGAACCTATGGTTGTGGCCCAAGGTTGCCTGATTTACAGGATAAGGGCATTCCATCGTCCAGTTGCCCTGGTGGATCCTATTCTCTTTTATCTTATTTGGCTACTTCTATTTTCACCTTTATTTTTTTAAGCTTCTCATTTTTGATCAGCTGAAGGGTATGCGTAGCTTTTGATTTCCGGATGGCCACAAAGGAAAGGAAATCCTTTACCTCGATCAGCCCGATATCCTCCTTCTTTAATTGGCCTTTATTGGTCAGGAAACCTACAATATCAACTTTGTTCACTTTGTCCTTCTTGCCGGCAGAAATGTAAAGGGTGGTCCATTTCGGCTTTTCCGGGATTTCTACCTTTTCCGGCAACTTCATCTCTGCAACGGCGGGATCAATGAATTCAGGAAGGTGTTCACCCGGGCCAACTATCAGGATCGCGCAACCACTGGCATCCATTCTGGCGGTTCGTCCATTCCTATGGGTAAAGCTTTCTTCTGTAGCAGGCAAATGGTAGTGGATGATGTACCGGATATTTGGTATGTCGAGTCCGCGGGCAGCAAGGTCGGTGGTCACCAATACATTGGAAGTGCCATTCCTGAATTTCGCAATCGCGAGGTCCCGGGATTGCTGATCAAGGGCTCCATGGTAGAAAACAGTGGTGATCCCTTTGTCCTTCAGGAATTGACTGGTCTTTTCCACAGCCTCCCGAAAATTAAGGAAGACGATCGTTGACCGGTTGCCAAGTTCGCAGATCAGCCTGAAAAGGCTTTCGAGCTTGTCCTCATCAATACTTGCCACCCACCTGACCTCCAGTGCTGCAGGAGGTTCCCCCGTCAGGAAATTCAATTTGTAGACATCCTTCATGCTGACGAATGACGGGATCTCCAAGGCTTCAGTGGCTGATATCATCATCTTTTTATGGAGGTTCGAAAGACTTTTCAAAATGAAGGACATCTCCTCTTCAAATCCCAGTTCAAGCGATTTATCGAATTCATCAAGTACCAGGGTTTCGATCCCGGTTAGCCGGATATTTCCTCGGCGGATATGGTCTGCGATCCTGCCAGGTGTTCCAACGATCAAAAGTGGTGATTCCCTGAGGTTATTTTCTTCTGTTTCCCTCAGGTGACCGCCATAACAACAGGTCACCGAGATTCCCGTGCCCATATTCTTGAACACCTGTTCAATTTGAAGGGCGAGTTCGCGGGATGGTGCAATGACCATCGCCTGGGTATGCTTTTTCGCGGGATCGATCCTTTCCAATAGCGGCAACAGAAAGGCAATGGTTTTTCCTGACCCTGTCCCGGAAAGCAGGATAATGTCCTGGTGTTCCCGGTTGGCTTTTATAGAGGCTTCCTGCATCTCATTAAAAGCGGCTATGTTCAGGGCTTTAAGGATGGCTTCGGGATTATAGTGGCTTGGCATTTGGCAAAGGTATAGGATAGCAGCCGGTATTTTTTACAAGGCTCCCGCCAGGGAACTTCTAAGGAGCAGTTGGGATCTTTTTTGCAATGAGCCTTCCTCAACAACATAACCGGAACACCCAGCCTTGAAAAATTTTTAATCCCAGCGGGCGCGGCCGAAAGGGACCCCGATGTATAAAAGGCGAAATATTTATGCATCTAACTGGTAATCTCATCTTCCAACTACCCGTTGGTCATAAGACACAACGGGGGCGAAGGGGGTGAATCTTTTCACCCCATAGTGGTATTCTTCAAGAGACCCGATGAATATCTATCCTACTGTTCATCAGGGTCCCCTGCGGGAGACCCTGATGGGGAGAGAGGGTATTAGCGTCGTTCATTGTAGCGATGCAACTATATTCTGCGCCGCTGTTGTGTGTTATCACCAACAGCTCCTATACGTATACAGTCATCAATGTTAGCTGATAATGTGAAATATCTAACCTCATCAGGGTCTCCCGCAGGGGACCCTGATGTATAAAAGGCGAAATATTTATGCATCTAACTGGTAATCTCATCTTCCAACTACCCGTTGGTCATAAGACACAACGGGGGCGAAGGGGGGTGAATCTTTTCACCCCATAGTGGTATTCTTCAAGAGACCCGATGAATATCTATCCTACTGTTCATCAGGGTCCCCTGCGGGAGACCCTGATGGGGAGAGAGGGTATTAGCGTCGTTCATTGTAGCGATGCAACTATATTCTGCGCCGCTGTTGTGTGTTATCACCAACAGCTCCTATACGTATACAGTCATCAATGTTAGCTGATAATGTGAAATATCTAACCTCATCAGGGTCTCCCGCAGGGGACCCCGATGTATAAAAGGCGAAATATTTATGCATCTAACTGGTAATCTCATCTTCCAACTACCCGTTGGTCATAAGACACAACGGGGGCGAAGGGGGGTGAATCTTTTCACCCCATAGTGGTATTCTTCAAGAGACCCGATGAATATCTATCCTACTGTTCATCAGGGTCCCCTGCGGGAGACCCTGATGGGGAGAGAGGGTATTAGCGTCGTTCATTGTAGCGATGCAACTATATTCTGCGCCGCTGTTGTGTGTTATCACCAACAGCTCCTATACATGTATACAGTCATCAATGTTAGCTGATAATGTGAAATATCTAACCTCATCAGGGTCTCCCGCAGGGGACCCTGATGTATAAAAGGCGAAATATTTATGCATCTAACTGGTAATCTCATCTTCCAACTACCCGTTGGTCATAAGACACAACGGGGGCGAAGGGGGTGAATCTTTTCACCCCATAGTGGTATTCTTCAAGAGACCCGATGAATTTTCAACCTACTATTCATCAGGGTCCCCTGCGGGAGACCCTGCTGAGGTGAAAAATATCTATCCTACTGTTCATCAGGGTCCCCTTCGGGAGACCCTGCTGAGGTGAAACGGTGTACCTATATATTTTACCCCATCGGGGTCTGCAGGGGACCCTGATGAGGTGAAAAGATGGTAACTTACTGAAGATGGAAATTTGGAAAATCAACCCATCGAGGTATCCCTGGGGATACCTTCGATAGATCAATGCATCAGAACCTTAACCTTCATTGATGCATAAATTATAGATCGAGCCAACATTTGAATTCCGTGATCCGGTCCTTGCTGACCACGATGCTGCCTTCTGCCGCCGGTGGATTCAACTGGATGCTGATATTCCTGCCGGCATATACTTCTGTCTTATCAATGGCTGCATGACTGATCAGGTAGTTCCTGTTCACCCGGATAAAATCAGCCGGGTTCAGCACAGCGCTCAGGTGATCGAGGCTTTCCGTATAAGGATATTTCTGCCCATCGAATAGCTGGATGAAGCAGGTCTTGTTCTGGAAGAAGAAATAGGCAATATCCTTTACGGGTATGGATAACAGTTTGTTGCCAATGCTGATGGCAAATCTTTCCTTGTAATGGTTGCCACCCTTCTGCAATTCCAATA is drawn from Flavihumibacter rivuli and contains these coding sequences:
- the pbpC gene encoding penicillin-binding protein 1C, with product MITRLQTYFSQPNRARSWLKGLLVFLSPFLLFILLNIVFPLPDRVEYSTIITDRKGEVIHAFLCTDQQWRMKTELEEISPLLQKAIVAKEDKWFYRHPGVNPLAIGRAVFNNVATGRRTSGASTITMQVAKLLEPKRRTYLNKLVEVFRAFQLEWKYSKQEILQLYLNLLPYGGNIQGVKSAAVIYFRKNPDHLSLAEIMALAVIPNRPGSLVIGRNNPAIVDERNRWLGRFREEGHFSGQDIRDALEEPLVAERHAVPRLAPHLAYKLKQSGQVICHSTIELNTQLKAEKIVADYIRGQRLQGIRNAAAMIIDNRSHKVVAYIGSADFYDTTDAGQVNGAAAVRQPGSTLKPLLYGLCMDGGLMTPRLMISDVSVNYNGYMPENYDKEFNGNVTMEYALDHSLNIPAVKALSWYGKDRFIAKLLDCRFEQVRKDQRKLGLSMILGGCGATLEELTAVFAAFATRGDYYPLQYLEQDSSAKPGRARKKQLVSQASAYLLSEMLSKVNRPDFPLNWQSTEKMPKIAWKTGTSYGRRDAWSIGYNKDYTIGVWVGNFSGVGVPGLSGAEVATPLLFRLFNTVDYDNEGEWFEVPNGLDSRIVCEVSGKVPGEHCTNLVTDHFIPLVSGTETCEHLIEVAVDEKETRSYCRNCMPEAGYRKLLYPNLGPEMQSWMEERKIVFKRIPPHNPDCEMVFREGAPRITSLSANEEYLIDQSDPEPLQLACRTGSDVSRVYWYINDQYYKSASPGSSIFFMPSEGPVKISCTDDKGRNTNLWIRVRMVAF
- a CDS encoding DEAD/DEAH box helicase — encoded protein: MPSHYNPEAILKALNIAAFNEMQEASIKANREHQDIILLSGTGSGKTIAFLLPLLERIDPAKKHTQAMVIAPSRELALQIEQVFKNMGTGISVTCCYGGHLRETEENNLRESPLLIVGTPGRIADHIRRGNIRLTGIETLVLDEFDKSLELGFEEEMSFILKSLSNLHKKMMISATEALEIPSFVSMKDVYKLNFLTGEPPAALEVRWVASIDEDKLESLFRLICELGNRSTIVFLNFREAVEKTSQFLKDKGITTVFYHGALDQQSRDLAIAKFRNGTSNVLVTTDLAARGLDIPNIRYIIHYHLPATEESFTHRNGRTARMDASGCAILIVGPGEHLPEFIDPAVAEMKLPEKVEIPEKPKWTTLYISAGKKDKVNKVDIVGFLTNKGQLKKEDIGLIEVKDFLSFVAIRKSKATHTLQLIKNEKLKKIKVKIEVAK